The following proteins come from a genomic window of Frankia casuarinae:
- a CDS encoding ArsR/SmtB family transcription factor, translating to MATIASDIEVLARVGRALADPIRARLLLALRDSPAHPADLAEAMGISRSRLSNHLACLRGCGLVVAVPVGRRTRYELADARLGRAIDELRAAVIALRQDTGCPDAAEKGCC from the coding sequence GTGGCGACGATCGCTTCGGACATTGAGGTACTGGCGCGGGTCGGCCGGGCGTTGGCTGATCCGATCAGGGCCCGGCTGCTGCTGGCTCTGCGAGACAGCCCGGCGCATCCGGCTGATCTGGCGGAGGCGATGGGGATCTCCCGGAGCCGGCTGTCGAACCATCTGGCCTGTTTGCGCGGCTGCGGTCTGGTGGTCGCGGTTCCGGTCGGTCGGCGGACCCGCTATGAGCTCGCGGATGCCCGTCTCGGTCGTGCGATCGACGAGTTGCGGGCGGCGGTCATCGCCCTGAGGCAGGACACTGGCTGCCCGGACGCGGCGGAGAAGGGCTGCTGCTGA
- a CDS encoding cation transporter, with product MAVSLPWGPSPGRRDLLARRIRLLVGVTIAYNVVEAVVALTLGAAASSTALIGFGLDSVIEVSSAAAVVWQFSASDHAVREARERRALRIIAVSFVALAVYVTVNVVRSLTGRQDADGSVPGIVLAAVSLAVMPFLSAAQRRTGRELGSASAVADSKQTLLCTYLSAVLLAGLLLNATLGWSWADPLAALVIAVIAVKEGRDAWRGDVCCPTPPPSSVPGAGGQPARCGCAPGCVCCG from the coding sequence ATGGCCGTCTCGCTGCCGTGGGGTCCGTCGCCGGGCCGGCGTGACCTGCTCGCCCGGCGGATCCGGCTTCTGGTCGGGGTCACGATCGCCTATAACGTCGTCGAGGCCGTCGTCGCGTTGACGCTCGGCGCGGCGGCGTCGTCCACCGCGCTGATCGGTTTCGGTTTGGACTCGGTCATCGAGGTTTCCTCCGCGGCGGCGGTGGTCTGGCAGTTCTCCGCCTCCGATCACGCTGTGCGGGAGGCGCGGGAACGCCGCGCGCTGCGGATCATCGCGGTGTCGTTCGTGGCGCTCGCGGTCTATGTCACGGTCAACGTGGTGCGGTCCCTGACCGGCAGGCAGGACGCGGACGGTTCGGTGCCGGGGATCGTCCTGGCCGCGGTGTCGCTGGCGGTGATGCCGTTCCTGTCCGCCGCGCAGCGCCGGACTGGCCGGGAACTCGGTTCCGCCTCCGCGGTGGCGGACTCGAAGCAGACCCTGCTGTGTACCTATCTGTCCGCGGTCCTGCTCGCGGGTCTCCTCCTCAACGCCACCCTCGGCTGGTCCTGGGCGGACCCTCTCGCAGCTTTGGTGATCGCGGTGATCGCGGTGAAGGAAGGCCGTGACGCGTGGCGCGGCGACGTCTGCTGTCCCACCCCGCCGCCGTCATCCGTCCCCGGGGCCGGTGGGCAGCCGGCCAGGTGCGGATGCGCACCGGGCTGCGTCTGTTGCGGCTGA
- a CDS encoding recombinase family protein, which yields MLRTIGYRRISDDREGLEAGVTRQDEDIREHAARRDDIDLIDVLTDNDLSATKDYRPEFERILVMAAAGEIDAVISWTSNRFFRSAKDRVRVLDLFEAKGIRIIPVRGSEADPTTADGYLMVDLMGAIDRAEAKRTAERVSRAAKQRAEQGRHHGGRRAFGYGPVVATDHLGRPVRDFHAVIPEETATIRRIAADILAGVPLGSIARALNAAGVPTVTKAHRAACVNNVKGRRAWVDCPCPYRAWDATTLKELMVNPRLIGMRGYQTRRSRRSTGAIAVMGEAQWPAILDVETWEQVRAILTDAARRTNTDAERVRRVLAGFVYCASCGHKLTGNGATGTRLYCQRRDGRCAAKVRIGESFLVGLVGLAVRERLDVLVLQPAATADPVAAELATLEARKSALADRWASGKMEDDAYDDAHRAIGRQIREAQTRMYTSARRRATLPVDGAAGWDALGEDIAAKRVILTQLIDGVIVGGNGTVEGDDVQRVRIVWRDLNDPR from the coding sequence ATGTTGCGCACGATCGGGTATCGGCGGATCTCCGATGACCGCGAAGGGCTGGAAGCCGGGGTCACTCGCCAGGATGAGGACATCCGGGAGCATGCCGCCCGGCGGGACGACATCGACCTGATCGACGTGCTGACCGACAACGATCTGTCGGCCACGAAGGACTACCGGCCGGAGTTCGAGCGCATCCTGGTCATGGCTGCCGCTGGTGAGATCGACGCGGTGATCTCGTGGACGTCGAACCGGTTCTTTCGATCGGCGAAGGACCGGGTTCGTGTCCTTGACCTGTTCGAGGCCAAGGGAATTCGGATCATCCCGGTGCGGGGTTCGGAGGCTGACCCGACCACGGCGGACGGCTATCTCATGGTCGATCTCATGGGAGCGATCGACCGGGCGGAGGCCAAGCGCACGGCGGAACGGGTATCCCGCGCGGCCAAGCAGCGGGCAGAGCAGGGCCGCCACCATGGCGGGCGTAGGGCGTTCGGCTATGGGCCGGTGGTGGCTACCGACCATCTGGGCAGGCCCGTGCGGGATTTTCACGCTGTCATTCCGGAAGAGACGGCAACGATTCGCCGGATCGCCGCTGACATCCTCGCGGGCGTGCCGTTGGGGAGCATCGCGCGCGCCCTCAACGCGGCCGGGGTCCCGACCGTGACGAAGGCCCACCGGGCGGCCTGCGTGAACAACGTCAAGGGCCGTCGGGCGTGGGTGGACTGTCCGTGTCCGTACCGGGCGTGGGATGCCACCACTCTCAAGGAGTTGATGGTCAATCCGCGTCTGATCGGGATGCGTGGCTATCAGACGAGGAGGTCGCGGCGCAGCACGGGCGCCATCGCGGTCATGGGTGAGGCGCAGTGGCCGGCGATCCTGGATGTCGAGACGTGGGAGCAGGTCCGGGCGATCCTGACCGACGCGGCGCGGCGGACCAACACCGACGCGGAGAGGGTCCGGCGGGTGCTGGCCGGGTTCGTCTACTGCGCGTCGTGCGGGCACAAGCTGACCGGGAACGGCGCGACCGGCACGCGGCTGTACTGCCAGCGCCGCGACGGCCGGTGTGCGGCCAAGGTCCGGATCGGGGAGAGCTTCCTGGTCGGCCTGGTGGGCCTGGCCGTGCGGGAGCGCCTTGACGTGCTGGTTCTCCAGCCTGCCGCGACGGCGGACCCGGTGGCCGCTGAGCTGGCGACGTTGGAGGCCCGCAAGAGCGCGCTTGCGGACCGGTGGGCGTCCGGGAAGATGGAGGACGACGCCTACGACGACGCTCACAGGGCCATCGGCCGGCAGATCCGTGAGGCGCAGACCCGGATGTACACCAGCGCGCGGCGGCGCGCCACGCTGCCCGTGGACGGGGCCGCGGGCTGGGACGCGTTGGGCGAGGACATCGCGGCGAAGCGGGTGATCCTCACGCAACTGATCGACGGTGTGATCGTCGGGGGCAACGGCACCGTGGAGGGTGATGATGTTCAGCGGGTGCGGATCGTGTGGCGTGACCTGAACGATCCCCGGTAG